The DNA region GCTGTTGCATTTCTAGGATAGATTTGCAACAGCTCCTATTAATTTTTTTATTTTTTCATTGCTTTTATAAATCTAGCTATGTTTTCAGCTGTTTTTTCCATATTTATTTTTCCATTTTTTATTGCATCTTCAAGTGGCTCTACTTTTTGCATTATTGAGAATATAGCATCAAATCCATAATCGTATAATACATCTATATCTTTACCTATTCCACCTGCTAAAGCTAAAGTTGGAATTCCATATTTTTTTGCAACTAAAACTACTCCATATGGTGTTTTCCCAAATCTTGTCTGCCCGTCTATACTTCCCTCTCCAGTAATTACAAGGTCAGCTCCTTTTACTTTCTCATCAAGATTTGAATACTCAATAACTATCTCTATTCCTTTTTTTAGTTCTGCTCCTAAAAAAGCCATAAGCCCTGCTCCTAATCCTCCAGCAGCTCCAGCTCCAGGTACATTTTCAACATCTACTCCTATATCCCTTCTTATAAGAGAAGCATATTTTTTTAGATTGTTATCAAGAGTTACTACCATCTCTTCTGTTGCACCTTTTTGTCTTCCAAATATATTTGATGCACCTGTTTCTCCTGTTAGAGGGTTTTGAACATCTGATGCAACGATAAATTTAGTTTTTGCTATTCTTGGATCAACTTCACTTAAATCTATTTTTTCAAGATTTTTAAGTTCTCCTCCTCCAAAACCTATCTCACATCCATTTTTATCTAAAAGCTTACCACCTAGAGCTTGAATCATCCCAGCTCCACCATCATTTGTAGCACTTCCTCCTATTCCTATAAGAACAGTCTCTACACCTAAATCCAAAGCTTTTTTTATAAGTTCTCCAGTTCCATAAGTTGTTGTTATCATAGGGTTTCTTTTCTCTCTTGGTACAAGCTCAAGTCCACTTGCACTTGCCATTTCAAGTACAGCTGTTGTTCCATCTCCTAGCAGACCTAATTTTGCCTGTACCTTTTCTCCCAAAGGGCCAACACACTCCTCAAAGTACATCTTCCCACAAGTTGCATCGACAAGAGATTGCGTAGTTCCTTCTCCTCCATCTGCCATGGGAACTTTTACATATTCACTTTCAGGGAAAATTTTCTTCATTCCCTTCTCTATTACATCACACACCTCTTTGGCTGTCATACTCTCTTTAAACGAATCTGGTGCTATAACTATCTTCATACTTCCTCCTTAAAACAGTATTCCATATATGATTGTTGATACTACTGCAAGAGTAAGTCCAACTAAAGATTCAAATGGTATAAGTGCAAGTCTTTCCTTCATATCCATATTAACACTTCCTCCAGTTGAATGGAAAAAACTTCCATGTGGTAAATGGTCAAGAACAGTTGCACCTGAATGAATCATTGCTGCTGAATTTAATGCTGGTACAGATAGGCTTAAAAGTGTTGGTCCAAATACCTGGCTTGCTACAGCAGTCCCTGAAGTAGTAGACGCTGTCGCTCCTGACATCAAAATTCCAGCAAGTGGAGCTAAAATAAATGCAGGTGCTCCAGTTGATGCTAAAAATTCAGTCAATACTGTCTTTAAAGCAGAGTGTGCAATTATTCCTGATAAAGTACCTGTTCCTAATAGAAGTATTGCTACTCCCACCATTTTACTAAGTCCAAATGCACAATAATTATTAAAGTGTTTCATTTGTCCCATTGCAAAGCATCCTACAAGTCCTCCTACAGGAAGTGCTATTAATGGGTCTATTACTATTCCACATAAAGGTCTTAATACAAGTAATAAAATAGCAACTAACGGACCAACTATTGCAGCAAAAAATGATTTATCTACATCATCATTTTCCTCTTTTATCTCATCTTCAGATATCATAGTACCTTTTTTAGATAAAAGTTTCGCTATTATTATAGATACTATTATTCCAAAGATAGCTGGAATTATTCCTGCTGCCATAACAGATGTCAATGGAACGTTAAAAGAATCGGCAGCTGCAATAGTGTTTGGATTTGGAGAAATGATATTTCCCGCTTTTCCTCCGCCTACCATAGCAATTAATACTCCAGTTCTTGAAAGTTTAGTTCTTTTTGCTATTGCCATAGCTATTGGTGCTGCTGTGATTACAGCAACGTCTATAAATACTCCAACCATAGTTAATATTGTAGTTGAAAGTACAATTGCAACTATTGCTTTTGATTCTCCAAGTTTTGAAACAATAGTTTCTGCTATCTTCTTAGCAGCACCTGTTTCTATAAGCACTCCTGCTAAAACACCAGCTGTTAAAATTCTTAAAATTGCAGGAATCATTCCTTGAGCTCCTGCCATCATAAGTCCAACTGTCTCTTTAATAGTTGCTCCTCCTACAAGTCCACCAATTATAGATCCCAATATAAGAGCATAAGCTGGATTAACCTTTTTCATTATCAGTAATATTGCTATTACAAGTCCAATTATTGCACCTAGTGCTGTTACTGTTACCATTTTTCCTCCCTTGAGTATACGTTTTATTTTAGTACACGTTCTACATATAACAAATACTGTTCTATTAATTTAATACAGTTTAATTATAGTAACCTCAAGGTTTTTTTACAATGTTCCATAAAACAAAAAATAAGTTAAAATTATTATCTTTTTTAGTCTATAGACTATACATAGCACATAAATGCAATTTTTAAAATTGTAAAGTCTCTATATTTACGCATATCTAATCCATTTTTTTCCTTAAGTTTATTTATCTTATATTGAAGTGTATTTTTATGTATAAAAAGTTCTTTTGAAATCCTATCTAGAGAACCATTATGTTTTTCATATGTGCATAATATTTCCCTATATTCATTTAATTCTTCTATGGTAAGATTTTTAAATACCATATTTAAAAAGTTTTCTTTGATATCATTTGGAGTATTATTTAAAATAAGCTCTATCCCCATATCTTCATAAAAAAATAAATCTTGATGATTTTTTAGACTCCATTCCAATGATTCCATGGCTTCTAAATAAGACTCTCGCAATAAGGTCAGATTTTTCTTACTTTTTCCAATACCAAAAACAGAACCAATATTATCATTTTTAATTAAATTATCACTTATCTTTTTTAAAACTTTCTCTATTTTTTTTCTATTCTTTTTAAAAAATAGTAAAATAACTGTCCCCTGATTTACCATAAGGTAACCTTTTTCTCCTTTTACTATTCTTCTAACTATCTCAATGCATCTTTTACCTTTAATAAGAGTATCAAAACCACTAAGCTCAACTGCTATTACTGTTCCATCCTCTTTTATCTCCATCTCTTCTATATTTTTAGAAAGAGTTATAGTTCTATGCATATACTTTTCAGGTAAAAGAATATTTTCAAGGAGTATCTTTTCATATTCCAAAGTATTTTCCTGTTCCTCTTTCATATATGCTTCCTTTATTAATATTTCAGTCATCTTTTTTATTATCTGACCATATTTTTCAACATCCTCTTTTTTCCCTGAAATTCCAATAACTCCAACTATACTTTTTTCAAATTTTACTGGCAGATTTACTCCCTCTCTTGTTCCACCATACTCTTCATTATTTTCAACTATTAAAGCTTTTTTGCTTTTAATTACTTTTAAAGCTCCCTGATGATAGGTACCAATTCTTTTTTTATCTGTACTTGCTATTATCTCCCCATCAGTTGCAATATAGTTTATATCTTTCCCTATTATTTTTTTCATTTCTATTACAATATCTGCTGCAAGCTCTCTTGTTACTTCCATCCTTCCTCCATCAAAAAAGAGGCGTTGCATTTCTAGAAATGCAACAACCTCGTTTTTTTATTACTACTATTGATTTAATATTATTCTAGTACCATCAGACATCTCAATTATCTGTGTTTTATCGTCAGAAAAAATTATTTTTCCTCCATTAGATGTTCTGGTACTAACATTTTTATATCCCTGTCTACAATAATTATTTGCAGTTGGTGTCTGAAGTCTTGCTGGTACTCCTGAACCACTATATTTTCTATGTGCATTTTCAGCTACTGCTCTTGTTTCATAATCTCTTCTTATTTGAGTATCCAATTGATCCAAATCTCTTTGGTGTTTAATCTCACTATTCTGATACCCCTCATGAAGTATTACAGCAGATCCACCGATTATAGCAGCTCTAATTCCACCATCCAGATGTCCCCACCAACTTGCATAAGAAGATGTTCCTAATATAAGCATTGATATTGCTATCAGTTTTTTCATAATTAATCCCTCCTTCTAAAGAGTTTATATTTTCAAGTTAAAAATTTCTGTTACTCTATCCAGGATACCATTTAATTCTGCTATTGTCATTCCGAAATTTGTTATTCCAACTCTATTTTCTTCACAATTTTCTACTCTGCTCATTGTTTCAGCTCTATTTAGCATACATGAACCGCAGTGAATTACTAAAGAGTATTCATCTAAATTTTTAGGAAAATCCTTTCCGGAACAGTTATCAATTATAATTCCTGGTACTTTTTTTTCAAGAAGCATAGGTATCTTTTCTCTTGCTATATCTCCCTTCATCTGATGATGAGTGCAGGCTTCTGCTATAAGCACTTTATCTCCAGCTTTTAGGGTATTTATCCTCTTTGCTCCTCTATAAAAAATCTCCAAATCACCCTTTGCTCTTGCCATAATTATGGAAAAAGATGTCAAAGGGATATTTTTATCTAAAACTTCATCTACTTTTGCAAATACCTGTGAGTCAGTAATAACAAGATCTGGTTTTCCATCAAAAATATTTAACCCATTTTTAAGATTTCCCAATGTTACTACAGTTGGTATTCCACCATTATCAAGTATATCTCTTATTACCTGTACCTGCGGAAGTATAAGTCTTCCTTTAGGTGCCTGTATATCCTGAGGCGCCACTAAAAGAATCTTATCTCCTTGATTTATTTTATCCCCTATAAGTGTTTCTTCAGTCACAAGTTTAGGAGCCAGCTCTATTATCTTTTTCTTTAATAGCTGGATATCTTCTCCTTTTAAACTGCTTATAGGTATGATTTCTGTATCCCAATTTTTCTTAGTTTCTTCAACAGCTTTTTCAAATTTATCTCTATCAACTACAAGATCTGTCTTATTTATAACAACAATATAAGGTTTATTTTTCTTCTTAATTTTATCCAGCCACTCTTTTTCAAAATCAAGTGGTCTATTTTCTATAATATCTTTAGCTGAAATTATAAGAAGCCCTACATCCATTTTATTTAATACTTCAAGAGTTTTTTCAATTCTTAAAGCACCAATCTGTGTATCATCATCTATTCCAGCTGTATCTATAAATACCACAGGACCTATTGGTAAAAGTTCCATGGCCTTATACACTG from Fusobacterium sp. DD2 includes:
- a CDS encoding sugar diacid recognition domain-containing protein, with amino-acid sequence MEVTRELAADIVIEMKKIIGKDINYIATDGEIIASTDKKRIGTYHQGALKVIKSKKALIVENNEEYGGTREGVNLPVKFEKSIVGVIGISGKKEDVEKYGQIIKKMTEILIKEAYMKEEQENTLEYEKILLENILLPEKYMHRTITLSKNIEEMEIKEDGTVIAVELSGFDTLIKGKRCIEIVRRIVKGEKGYLMVNQGTVILLFFKKNRKKIEKVLKKISDNLIKNDNIGSVFGIGKSKKNLTLLRESYLEAMESLEWSLKNHQDLFFYEDMGIELILNNTPNDIKENFLNMVFKNLTIEELNEYREILCTYEKHNGSLDRISKELFIHKNTLQYKINKLKEKNGLDMRKYRDFTILKIAFMCYV
- a CDS encoding SLC13 family permease is translated as MVTVTALGAIIGLVIAILLIMKKVNPAYALILGSIIGGLVGGATIKETVGLMMAGAQGMIPAILRILTAGVLAGVLIETGAAKKIAETIVSKLGESKAIVAIVLSTTILTMVGVFIDVAVITAAPIAMAIAKRTKLSRTGVLIAMVGGGKAGNIISPNPNTIAAADSFNVPLTSVMAAGIIPAIFGIIVSIIIAKLLSKKGTMISEDEIKEENDDVDKSFFAAIVGPLVAILLLVLRPLCGIVIDPLIALPVGGLVGCFAMGQMKHFNNYCAFGLSKMVGVAILLLGTGTLSGIIAHSALKTVLTEFLASTGAPAFILAPLAGILMSGATASTTSGTAVASQVFGPTLLSLSVPALNSAAMIHSGATVLDHLPHGSFFHSTGGSVNMDMKERLALIPFESLVGLTLAVVSTIIYGILF
- a CDS encoding glycerate kinase, with product MKIVIAPDSFKESMTAKEVCDVIEKGMKKIFPESEYVKVPMADGGEGTTQSLVDATCGKMYFEECVGPLGEKVQAKLGLLGDGTTAVLEMASASGLELVPREKRNPMITTTYGTGELIKKALDLGVETVLIGIGGSATNDGGAGMIQALGGKLLDKNGCEIGFGGGELKNLEKIDLSEVDPRIAKTKFIVASDVQNPLTGETGASNIFGRQKGATEEMVVTLDNNLKKYASLIRRDIGVDVENVPGAGAAGGLGAGLMAFLGAELKKGIEIVIEYSNLDEKVKGADLVITGEGSIDGQTRFGKTPYGVVLVAKKYGIPTLALAGGIGKDIDVLYDYGFDAIFSIMQKVEPLEDAIKNGKINMEKTAENIARFIKAMKK
- the hydF gene encoding [FeFe] hydrogenase H-cluster maturation GTPase HydF, which produces MIETPRGNRVHIALFGRTNAGKSSLVNKITNQNISLVSDVRGTTTDPVYKAMELLPIGPVVFIDTAGIDDDTQIGALRIEKTLEVLNKMDVGLLIISAKDIIENRPLDFEKEWLDKIKKKNKPYIVVINKTDLVVDRDKFEKAVEETKKNWDTEIIPISSLKGEDIQLLKKKIIELAPKLVTEETLIGDKINQGDKILLVAPQDIQAPKGRLILPQVQVIRDILDNGGIPTVVTLGNLKNGLNIFDGKPDLVITDSQVFAKVDEVLDKNIPLTSFSIIMARAKGDLEIFYRGAKRINTLKAGDKVLIAEACTHHQMKGDIAREKIPMLLEKKVPGIIIDNCSGKDFPKNLDEYSLVIHCGSCMLNRAETMSRVENCEENRVGITNFGMTIAELNGILDRVTEIFNLKI